From Pseudomonas sp. stari2, a single genomic window includes:
- the pseB gene encoding UDP-N-acetylglucosamine 4,6-dehydratase (inverting), with protein sequence MFNGKSIFISGGTGSFGRKFIARLLEQYQPKRVVVFSRDELKQYEMQQTFNAPCMRYFLGDVRDAERLRQAMRGIDYVVHAAALKQVPAAEYNPTECIRTNVNGAENIIAAAIDNGVKKVVALSTDKAASPINLYGATKLLSDKLFVAANNIAGEQQTRFAVVRYGNVAGSRGSVVPFFSKLIADGATELPITDERMTRFWITLDHGVQFVLDSFVRMHGGEVFVPKIPSIRIVDLARGMAEHLPHKNVGIRPGEKLHELMVPLDDARMTLEFEDHYTIQPSIRFTSVDVDFAVDKLGERGRPVGEDFEYRSDTNPHFLSVGQIADLHAKLSV encoded by the coding sequence CGGTAAATCGATTTTCATCTCCGGTGGCACCGGCTCGTTCGGGCGCAAGTTCATTGCGCGCCTGCTCGAGCAATACCAGCCCAAGCGCGTGGTGGTGTTCTCCCGGGATGAACTCAAGCAATACGAAATGCAGCAGACGTTCAACGCGCCGTGCATGCGTTACTTCCTTGGGGATGTGCGCGACGCCGAGCGTCTGCGCCAGGCCATGCGCGGCATCGATTACGTGGTGCATGCCGCGGCGTTGAAGCAGGTGCCGGCGGCGGAATACAACCCGACCGAGTGCATCCGTACCAACGTCAATGGCGCGGAGAACATCATTGCCGCCGCCATCGACAACGGCGTGAAGAAAGTCGTCGCACTGTCCACCGACAAGGCGGCGAGCCCGATCAACCTGTACGGCGCCACCAAGTTGCTGTCGGACAAGTTGTTCGTCGCGGCCAACAACATTGCCGGTGAGCAACAGACGCGTTTTGCCGTGGTGCGCTACGGCAACGTGGCGGGTTCGCGCGGGTCCGTGGTGCCGTTCTTCAGCAAGCTGATTGCCGATGGCGCGACCGAACTGCCGATCACTGACGAGCGCATGACCCGTTTCTGGATCACCCTCGATCACGGCGTGCAATTCGTGCTCGACAGCTTTGTGCGGATGCACGGCGGTGAAGTCTTCGTGCCGAAGATCCCGTCGATCCGCATTGTCGATCTGGCGCGTGGCATGGCCGAGCACCTGCCGCACAAGAACGTCGGCATCCGTCCCGGCGAGAAGCTGCACGAACTGATGGTGCCGCTGGACGATGCGCGGATGACCCTGGAGTTCGAAGATCACTACACCATCCAGCCTTCGATCCGCTTCACCAGCGTCGATGTGGATTTCGCCGTCGATAAACTTGGCGAGCGCGGGCGGCCGGTGGGCGAGGACTTTGAGTACCGCTCTGACACCAATCCGCACTTCCTGTCGGTGGGGCAGATCGCCGACCTGCACGCGAAGCTGTCGGTATGA